In Candidatus Nomurabacteria bacterium, a genomic segment contains:
- a CDS encoding V-type ATP synthase subunit B, translating into MEREYKTLREVAGPLLIVEGVEGVKYEELVDVKLPDGKIRRGRVLEIDNDRAVVQMFEDTRGISVQDASARFLGRVMELPVSTDMLGRVFDGSGKPKDGGAEIIAEARLNVNGNPINPYSRNFPNDFIQTGISTIDGLNTLVRGQKLPIFSGAGLPHNAMAAQIARQAKVVRVSPQGKVEAEDSQFAVVFGAMGITFEEAEYFVNEFRKTGAISRAVLFLNQANDPVVERITLPRLALTTAEYLAFEKDMHVLVILTDMTNYCEALREVAAARKEVPGRRGYPGYLYTDLATLYERAGMIKGKKGSITQIPILTMPEDDKTHPIPDLTGYITEGQIMLSRGLHKRGIRPPVDVLPCLSRLMPKGIGEEKTREDHSGVFNQLYAAYARGTEAKELAAILGEAALSDVDKKYVEFATQFESRYINQGEYEDRDILTTLNLGWELFSILPKSELKRVKEEYIEKYLPKSDS; encoded by the coding sequence ATGGAACGAGAATACAAGACACTACGTGAAGTCGCTGGTCCTCTCCTCATTGTTGAGGGAGTGGAAGGCGTCAAATACGAAGAGCTGGTCGATGTGAAATTGCCTGATGGCAAGATTCGCCGCGGCCGCGTGCTCGAAATCGACAATGATCGGGCAGTGGTACAGATGTTTGAAGACACTCGCGGTATTAGCGTGCAGGATGCTTCCGCCCGCTTCCTCGGCCGCGTTATGGAATTGCCAGTTTCCACCGACATGCTTGGTCGCGTCTTTGACGGCTCAGGTAAGCCAAAAGACGGTGGAGCCGAAATCATTGCCGAAGCACGTTTGAACGTGAACGGTAATCCGATTAACCCATACTCCCGTAACTTCCCAAATGACTTTATCCAAACCGGTATTTCCACGATTGATGGATTGAATACTTTAGTGCGTGGACAAAAGCTACCGATTTTCTCCGGCGCTGGTTTGCCACACAATGCCATGGCCGCCCAAATCGCTCGTCAGGCAAAAGTGGTTCGCGTTTCCCCGCAGGGTAAAGTGGAAGCAGAGGATTCCCAATTCGCTGTAGTCTTTGGCGCTATGGGTATCACCTTTGAAGAAGCAGAATACTTCGTAAATGAATTCCGCAAGACCGGTGCTATCAGCCGCGCGGTACTCTTCTTGAACCAGGCAAATGACCCGGTGGTTGAACGTATCACTCTACCTCGCTTGGCTCTGACCACTGCCGAGTATCTGGCTTTTGAAAAGGACATGCACGTCTTGGTTATCCTGACCGACATGACTAACTACTGTGAAGCCTTGCGTGAAGTTGCGGCAGCTCGTAAAGAAGTCCCAGGTCGCCGTGGCTACCCAGGTTACCTCTACACTGACTTAGCTACCCTGTACGAGCGCGCTGGTATGATCAAGGGTAAGAAGGGTTCAATTACCCAGATCCCGATTCTTACCATGCCGGAAGATGATAAGACACATCCAATTCCTGACTTGACCGGCTACATTACCGAAGGACAAATCATGTTAAGCCGCGGCTTGCACAAGCGCGGTATTCGTCCTCCAGTTGATGTGCTGCCATGTCTCTCTCGTCTGATGCCGAAGGGTATCGGAGAAGAGAAGACTCGTGAGGATCACTCCGGAGTCTTTAACCAGCTCTATGCTGCCTACGCTCGTGGCACTGAGGCAAAGGAATTAGCCGCTATCCTCGGTGAAGCTGCTCTGTCCGACGTTGATAAGAAGTACGTGGAATTTGCCACGCAGTTTGAGTCACGCTACATCAACCAAGGTGAGTATGAGGATCGCGATATTCTCACGACCTTGAATCTCGGTTGGGAACTCTTCTCCATCTTGCCGAAGTCTGAACTGAAGCGTGTGAAAGA
- a CDS encoding V-type ATP synthase subunit A, whose translation MKEHTGIITKVSGPLVVAKGMQGAKMYEVVKVSEQKLVGEIIRLDGDQAYIQVYEDTGGLGPGEPVYRTELPLAVTLGPGLLTSFYDGIQRPLVKLEERSGAFIGRGLDVAPLDEEKKWDFQPKVKEGDVVHAGDVLGEVQETSLITHKILVPPHIQEGTVKKIATGEHNITEVVAVVDKEEITMLQRWPIRDPRPVKQKLPPMRPLITGQRIIDTFFPVAKGGAACIPGPFGAGKTVIQHQLAKWADADIVIFIGCGERGNEMTDVLLEFPELKDPKTGKPLMERTVLIANTSNMPVAAREASVYTGITIAEYFRDMGYSVALMADSTSRWAEAMREISGRLEEMPGEEGYPAYLGSRTAAFYERAGIVETLGSEGRQGSLTVVGAVSPPGGDLSEPVTQNTLRVTKVFWSLEAKLAYRRHFPSINWLTSYSLYSDDLQSFFSKETGSDFGELRGEAMRLLQQESELEEIVRLVGQDALSAKEQLVLETARALREDFLMQNAFDDVDTYTSLQKQYYMLKGILAFHHAAQEALERGVNLKQMVNLPIKERIGRMKEVPTEKIKELEQLVTEIPSAVAAAN comes from the coding sequence ATGAAAGAACACACAGGAATTATCACCAAAGTCTCCGGCCCTCTCGTGGTTGCGAAAGGCATGCAAGGAGCGAAAATGTATGAAGTGGTGAAAGTATCCGAACAGAAATTGGTCGGAGAAATCATCCGTCTGGACGGCGATCAAGCCTATATCCAGGTGTATGAAGACACCGGAGGTTTAGGACCAGGCGAGCCAGTGTACCGCACTGAGCTCCCTCTGGCCGTGACTCTGGGTCCGGGTTTGCTGACCTCGTTCTATGATGGTATTCAGCGACCGCTCGTGAAGCTGGAAGAGCGCTCAGGCGCTTTCATCGGTCGCGGTTTGGATGTAGCTCCACTTGATGAAGAAAAGAAGTGGGATTTTCAGCCAAAGGTAAAAGAGGGTGATGTCGTGCACGCTGGTGATGTCCTGGGTGAGGTGCAAGAAACCAGCCTGATCACCCACAAAATTCTCGTACCTCCACATATTCAAGAAGGTACTGTGAAAAAAATTGCGACAGGTGAACACAACATTACCGAAGTTGTAGCAGTGGTTGATAAAGAAGAAATCACCATGTTGCAGCGCTGGCCAATTCGCGATCCACGACCGGTCAAGCAAAAATTACCTCCAATGCGTCCTCTGATTACCGGACAGCGCATTATTGATACCTTCTTCCCAGTTGCGAAGGGCGGTGCCGCGTGTATCCCTGGTCCTTTCGGCGCTGGTAAGACCGTGATTCAGCACCAGCTGGCGAAGTGGGCTGATGCGGACATTGTTATCTTCATCGGCTGCGGTGAGCGCGGCAATGAAATGACTGACGTGTTGCTGGAATTCCCTGAGTTAAAAGATCCTAAGACTGGTAAGCCTTTGATGGAACGCACAGTGTTGATTGCCAACACCTCCAATATGCCGGTGGCAGCTCGTGAAGCATCGGTGTATACCGGTATCACTATTGCGGAATATTTCCGTGACATGGGTTACAGCGTTGCCTTGATGGCTGACTCAACTTCCCGCTGGGCCGAGGCTATGCGTGAAATTTCTGGTCGTCTGGAAGAAATGCCAGGTGAAGAAGGTTACCCAGCCTATCTTGGTTCCCGTACCGCCGCCTTTTATGAGCGAGCTGGAATCGTGGAAACACTCGGTAGCGAAGGTCGCCAAGGTTCACTCACTGTGGTAGGAGCTGTTTCTCCTCCTGGCGGTGACTTGTCTGAGCCAGTAACGCAAAACACCTTACGTGTGACAAAAGTGTTCTGGTCACTCGAAGCGAAGCTGGCCTATCGCCGTCACTTCCCATCAATTAACTGGTTAACCAGCTACTCACTCTACTCAGATGATTTACAAAGCTTCTTCAGCAAAGAAACCGGCAGTGATTTCGGCGAATTGCGCGGTGAAGCTATGCGCTTACTGCAGCAAGAGTCTGAGCTAGAAGAAATCGTTCGCTTGGTCGGACAGGACGCTTTGTCGGCTAAGGAGCAATTAGTATTAGAAACCGCTCGAGCATTACGCGAAGACTTCCTGATGCAAAACGCCTTCGATGACGTTGATACCTACACCAGTCTGCAGAAGCAATACTACATGTTAAAGGGTATCCTGGCCTTCCACCACGCCGCCCAAGAGGCGCTGGAGCGGGGAGTGAACTTGAAGCAGATGGTCAACCTGCCAATCAAAGAGCGCATCGGCCGCATGAAAGAAGTGCCGACAGAGAAGATTAAGGAGCTGGAGCAGCTGGTGACGGAGATTCCGTCCGCCGTAGCTGCCGCTAACTAA
- a CDS encoding V-type ATP synthase subunit F (produces ATP from ADP in the presence of a proton gradient across the membrane; the F subunit is part of the catalytic core of the ATP synthase complex) produces MDHPIAILGSPNAIGGFKALGVRAWPVATAEQGREVLQQIAASECAILLITEDWADQLRPELDELRTRALPAVTVVPGPTGSTGAGDRELRRIVERAVGSDILFKNDK; encoded by the coding sequence ATGGATCATCCAATCGCTATTCTTGGTTCACCAAATGCCATCGGCGGCTTCAAAGCGCTAGGCGTGCGGGCTTGGCCAGTAGCCACAGCTGAGCAAGGTCGTGAGGTGCTGCAGCAAATCGCTGCTTCAGAATGCGCCATCCTCCTCATCACCGAGGATTGGGCTGATCAATTGCGTCCAGAGTTAGATGAATTACGTACTCGAGCTTTGCCAGCAGTCACCGTGGTCCCTGGGCCAACTGGTTCGACTGGAGCGGGGGATCGAGAGCTGCGTCGTATTGTCGAGCGCGCAGTAGGTAGCGATATACTTTTTAAAAACGACAAGTAG
- a CDS encoding V-type ATPase subunit, with amino-acid sequence MSRDDYLYAAGVVRHLESNLLNPTDVERMVDAPDMESAFRVFHDTDYFDNVGDIAPAEFNQSLEADLLQAKERIIEMCPDEKLVALVFMRHDYHNLKLLMKQKYFHQDATAWASPLSTVPFATLQENLMQEAQHELPDYIQRGIDLVEEKAATVEVQSAYIDRWLDRQYFAERVQIAQEIDSQWIMDLVVLQIDMANLKTWIRGRRFQLDDRYLLAEVLMNGNVTLDDYESLLGLSNEEALQRLTTLVPSSLQPALERFRETDSLETLERDLENAELAHVREAQFIDYGPELPLAYYYAKKNAIRNVRLIMSGKLNGLPGDAIKPYIRELY; translated from the coding sequence ATGAGCCGAGACGATTATCTCTACGCAGCCGGAGTTGTACGACACCTTGAGTCGAATCTTTTGAATCCGACCGATGTGGAACGCATGGTTGATGCTCCAGATATGGAGTCAGCTTTTCGCGTGTTTCATGACACCGATTACTTCGACAACGTAGGCGATATCGCACCGGCTGAGTTTAATCAGTCACTCGAAGCAGATTTATTGCAAGCAAAAGAGCGCATTATTGAAATGTGTCCTGATGAGAAGCTCGTGGCGCTTGTCTTTATGCGCCATGACTATCACAACTTGAAGTTGTTGATGAAGCAGAAGTACTTTCATCAGGACGCGACTGCCTGGGCCTCACCGCTCAGTACCGTCCCATTTGCTACTTTGCAAGAAAACCTGATGCAGGAAGCTCAGCATGAATTGCCTGACTATATCCAGCGGGGGATTGATCTGGTTGAGGAAAAAGCCGCTACAGTGGAAGTGCAGTCAGCCTATATTGATCGCTGGCTAGATCGACAATACTTTGCTGAACGCGTTCAGATCGCCCAGGAAATCGATAGTCAGTGGATTATGGATTTAGTGGTGCTACAGATTGACATGGCTAATCTGAAAACCTGGATTCGAGGACGTCGCTTCCAGCTCGATGATCGTTACCTCCTCGCGGAAGTGTTAATGAATGGAAACGTCACCTTGGATGACTACGAGTCACTCTTGGGCTTAAGTAATGAAGAAGCCTTGCAGCGCTTAACCACGCTGGTGCCCTCATCTCTGCAGCCGGCTCTGGAACGATTCCGCGAAACTGATTCACTGGAAACATTAGAGCGTGATCTGGAGAATGCTGAGCTGGCACATGTGCGGGAAGCTCAATTCATTGATTACGGTCCTGAATTACCTTTGGCATATTATTACGCAAAGAAGAATGCTATTCGTAACGTGCGTTTAATCATGTCAGGCAAGTTAAATGGTTTGCCAGGCGACGCTATTAAACCTTACATCCGGGAGCTCTACTAA
- a CDS encoding V-type ATP synthase subunit K, which produces MGLAFAIAGAITAVSLAGIGSILGTATVGRAASGLVSVDPEKFGRVLLLQALPGTQGIYGFLGAIMALQKIGLLGGEVATISVNTGWEIFFACLPIAFTGLLSGLYQGRVAAAGVGIVAKKPSESGKGIIFAAVVETYAVLGLLATILLLNGITV; this is translated from the coding sequence ATGGGACTCGCATTCGCAATTGCTGGAGCCATCACTGCGGTCAGCCTCGCCGGAATCGGTTCGATTCTCGGTACTGCCACAGTGGGTCGAGCTGCCTCTGGCCTCGTATCAGTTGACCCGGAAAAGTTTGGACGCGTACTTTTGCTCCAAGCGCTTCCTGGTACGCAGGGTATTTACGGATTCCTCGGTGCTATCATGGCGCTGCAGAAAATCGGTTTACTCGGCGGAGAAGTAGCAACGATTTCCGTCAACACCGGTTGGGAAATCTTCTTTGCTTGTTTACCAATTGCCTTCACCGGCTTACTCTCTGGTTTGTACCAGGGTCGAGTAGCTGCGGCTGGCGTCGGTATCGTGGCAAAGAAACCGTCAGAATCCGGTAAGGGTATTATCTTCGCTGCGGTAGTAGAAACCTACGCCGTACTTGGATTGCTCGCTACCATTTTGCTCTTAAACGGCATCACCGTCTAA
- a CDS encoding V-type ATP synthase subunit I yields the protein MAVAPVKKILVLGLQADRQKMLELLYDFGQMQLIHMDGAEEQNEALSQIEYRLAGVKFALDFLARYTPKQKQSFRERLAAMGSQGITVSHEEVAKLLQEFDLAPFIQQVEKLEADMNSYQSDINRMRAEQLLLAHWSDLSLRLDQKLESAQVRIGTFTEEQLMLLEAAITKEHQAIELQRLPGTDKQVKVYIVSHRSAEAWLQNALTEYHFQEVNLPEHQGTVQEAITEREKEMLRLAALLETAQAEATKLSQHVHDLQIIFDGLTWQRDKVAASLNAASQERTFALSGYIPASRFVELEEALHKVSTSATLLELALAEDEEPPVLLTNTNLVQPFESVTSIYGAPKPNELDPTPYLAPFFIFYFAMCLSDAGYGIILAGFSFLAIKLFKLPRAKQGFYRLLIYAGIATFVVGAAFGGWFGLVLEDLPKNAITSFLLSLKIIDPVSNPLTLLVFSLAIGVVQVIVGVSINLYYQIRQKSWDAAFDAGAWLFLLIGVVFWLVAGQAIQSDILGQIGVYWVYAGLATLVLTQGRRQKNIFLKIPMGILSLYNIVGYFSDVMSYSRLLALGLSTGIIAVVVNMVALLFKDMIPIFGWVVAIGILVGGHLFNLAINALGSFIHSGRLQYVEFFPKFMEGGGSRFKSFARQAKYVDVDTLTQSDLIHNKMDADQDASGPKSTSA from the coding sequence ATGGCAGTAGCTCCGGTAAAGAAAATCCTTGTCCTCGGTCTCCAGGCAGATCGGCAGAAAATGCTCGAACTGCTCTATGATTTTGGCCAAATGCAGCTTATCCATATGGATGGAGCTGAGGAACAAAATGAAGCATTATCCCAGATTGAGTATCGCTTGGCTGGTGTAAAGTTTGCTTTGGATTTCCTTGCTCGCTATACCCCGAAGCAAAAACAGAGCTTTCGAGAGCGTTTGGCTGCGATGGGTAGCCAGGGAATTACGGTTTCACATGAAGAAGTGGCCAAGTTATTGCAGGAATTTGATTTGGCGCCTTTCATCCAGCAGGTAGAAAAACTGGAAGCTGATATGAATAGCTACCAGTCTGATATCAATCGGATGCGCGCAGAACAGCTATTACTCGCTCATTGGTCAGATTTATCGCTGCGCTTAGATCAAAAACTAGAGAGCGCACAGGTACGCATCGGCACTTTCACTGAAGAGCAGCTCATGCTTCTTGAAGCAGCTATTACCAAAGAGCATCAAGCAATTGAGCTACAACGCTTACCTGGTACAGATAAGCAGGTAAAGGTATATATTGTCAGTCATCGTTCAGCTGAGGCTTGGTTGCAGAATGCGCTGACGGAATATCATTTCCAAGAAGTAAACTTGCCTGAGCATCAGGGCACTGTCCAAGAGGCGATTACTGAGCGAGAAAAGGAAATGTTGCGCTTAGCTGCTTTATTGGAAACTGCCCAAGCAGAAGCGACAAAGCTTTCTCAGCACGTACACGACCTACAGATTATTTTTGACGGCCTGACTTGGCAACGTGATAAAGTTGCCGCCTCTTTAAACGCAGCTTCGCAAGAGCGTACCTTTGCGTTGAGCGGATACATTCCAGCTTCTCGTTTTGTTGAGCTAGAAGAAGCTCTACATAAGGTGAGCACGAGCGCTACCCTCCTTGAGCTGGCTTTAGCAGAGGATGAAGAGCCTCCAGTACTGCTTACAAATACTAATTTAGTGCAGCCTTTTGAATCAGTTACTAGTATTTATGGTGCACCTAAGCCAAATGAACTAGACCCGACACCTTATCTGGCACCGTTTTTCATTTTCTATTTTGCCATGTGTTTGTCAGACGCCGGCTATGGCATTATTTTGGCTGGTTTTTCTTTCCTCGCTATTAAACTTTTTAAGTTGCCACGAGCTAAGCAAGGCTTTTATCGACTCCTTATCTACGCTGGTATTGCCACCTTTGTAGTAGGTGCAGCTTTTGGTGGTTGGTTTGGACTAGTTTTGGAAGATCTACCAAAGAATGCCATCACATCCTTTTTACTCAGCCTGAAGATTATCGATCCGGTCAGCAATCCACTCACTCTACTCGTTTTCTCCCTCGCTATTGGCGTGGTGCAGGTAATTGTTGGTGTGAGTATTAATTTGTATTACCAAATTCGCCAGAAGTCCTGGGACGCAGCTTTTGATGCTGGCGCTTGGCTCTTCCTCTTAATCGGTGTAGTTTTCTGGCTGGTTGCCGGGCAGGCGATACAGAGCGATATCTTAGGGCAAATTGGTGTGTATTGGGTGTACGCTGGTCTTGCTACTTTGGTTTTGACGCAGGGCCGTCGCCAAAAAAATATTTTCCTGAAGATTCCAATGGGCATCCTCAGTCTGTACAACATTGTCGGTTATTTTTCTGATGTCATGTCATATTCTCGCTTGCTCGCACTTGGACTCTCCACTGGCATCATTGCCGTAGTGGTGAATATGGTTGCCTTACTTTTCAAAGACATGATCCCGATTTTCGGATGGGTGGTAGCTATCGGAATTTTGGTTGGGGGACACCTTTTCAATCTTGCTATAAACGCACTCGGCTCTTTTATCCACTCAGGCCGTTTGCAATACGTGGAATTTTTCCCGAAGTTTATGGAAGGCGGCGGTAGTCGCTTTAAGTCCTTTGCTCGTCAGGCAAAGTACGTTGATGTGGACACCTTAACTCAGTCAGATCTTATTCATAACAAGATGGATGCCGATCAGGACGCCTCTGGTCCAAAGTCGACATCTGCATAA